The Canis lupus familiaris isolate Mischka breed German Shepherd chromosome 27, alternate assembly UU_Cfam_GSD_1.0, whole genome shotgun sequence genome window below encodes:
- the NRIP2 gene encoding nuclear receptor-interacting protein 2, whose product MERSTVRQPPPCSSSSSSPAGAVSTRQEAREEGDSSRRGREAAPRDRAPLSQQRRLRQATQFLHKDSADLLPLDSLKRLGTSKDLQPHSVIQRRLVEGNQSRLQGESPLAQARIHGQEGRRKTSKTEIPALLVNCKCRDQELQVAVDTGTQHNQISAGCLNRLGLGKKVLKAPGGGLAPGPPLQVEQLELQLGQETVACSAQVVDVESPELCLGLQTLLSLKCCIDLERGVLRLRAPFPELPFLPLYQEPGQ is encoded by the exons atggagagaagcaCCGTTCGgcagcccccaccctgctcatcAAGCTCGTCAAGCCCTGCAGGGGCCGTGAGCACCAGGcaggaggccagagaggagggagactCCAGTAGGAGGGGACGGGAGGCAGCGCCTCGGGACCGAGCCCCCCTGAGCCAGCAGCGCCGGCTCAGACAGGCCACCCAGTTCCTGCACAAGGACTCTGCCGACCTGCTCCCCCTGGACAGCCTCAAGAGGCTCGGCACCTCCAAGGACTTG CAGCCGCACAGCGTGATTCAAAGACGCCTAGTGGAGGGAAACCAGAGTCGGCTGCAGGGCGAGTCACCCCTGGCGCAGGCCCGGATTCAtggccaggagggcaggaggaagaccAGCAAGACAGAGATTCCGGCTCTTCTGGTCAACTGCAAG TGCCGAGACCAGGAGCTTCAGGTGGCCGTGGACACAGGCACCCAGCACAATCAGATCTCTGCTGGATGCCTCAACCGCCTGGG CTTAGGGAAGAAGGTCCTCAAAGCCCCAGGTGGGGGCCTGGCCCCCGGGCCTCCCCTCCAGGTGGAGCAGCTGGAGCTACAGCTGGGCCAGGAGACGGTGGCCTGCTCGGCTCAGGTGGTGG ATGTTGAGAGTCCTGAGCTCTGTCTTGGACTGCAGACTCTGCTTTCCCTCAAG TGCTGTATTGACTTGGAGCGTGGAGTGCTGCGGCTGAGAGCCCCCTTCCCAGAGCTGCCCTTCCTGCCTCTGTACCAAGAGCCTGGCCAGTGA